CAAGGTCCGCAAGGACCCGAACTGCGCGCTCTGCGGCGAGAACCCGACCGTCACCGAGCTGATCGACTACGAGTCCTTCTGCGGTGTCGTCTCGGAGGAGGCCCAGGAGGCCGCCCAGGGCTCGACGATCACCTCCAAGCAGCTCAAGGAGTGGATCGACGGCGGCGAGAACATCGACATCATCGATGTCCGCGAGGTCAACGAGTACGAGATCGTCAGCATCCCGGGCGCGCGGCTGATCCCGAAGAACGAGTTCCTCATGGGCAACGCCCTGGAGAAGCTCCCGCAGGACCGCCGGATCGTGCTGCACTGCAAGACCGGTGTCCGCTCGGCCGAGGTGCTGGCCGTCCTGAAGTCGGCCGGCTTCTCGGACGCGGTCCACCTCGGCGGCGGCGTGATCGGCTGGGTCAACCAGATCGAGCCGCACAAGCCGGTGTACTGAGCCGGCGCGCCGAAGCCAGGGGCGCGGGGAACCGAACGGTTCCCCGCGCCCCTGTTCTTGCCCGGGTGGGCTAGAGCGCGCCCTTGCGCTGCAGCACGTTGTAGGCGATCCAGCCCGGCAGAACCGGCAGCCAGAAGGTGAGCAGCCGGTAGAGGAACACGGCCGGGGTGGCCACCGAGGGCGGCACGTTGGCCACCGTCAGCGCACCGATCAGGGCGATCTCCACCGGGCCGATGCCGCCCGGGGTGGGGATCGCCGAACCGGCCGCGTTGGCGGTCAGGAAGACCACGGCCACCGCCGAGAAGGTGATCTCGGCCCCGCCGAAGGCCTGCACCGAGGCGTCCAGGCAGGCGGTGAAGGACAGGTTGAGCAGCAGGATGCCGCCGAAGCCGGTGACCAGCTTGCTCGGGGTCTGCATCAGGTCGAGCATCCGGGGCACCACGCCGAAGAACAGCGAGCGCACCCGGGTCACCACGAACCGCCGCAGCGGCGCCACCGCCGCGATCACCAGCGCCAGCACGGCCGCCGACAGCACCCCGATGATCACCGCCCGGGAGGCACCCAGGTCCCCGTTGGTCTGCGACCCGGTGATCAGACCGAAGCTGAACAGCAGCAGCAGGTGCCCGGCCAGGGTGGCCAGCTGCGAGGCGCCCACGCTGGCCACCGCCTGGCCCGAGCGGATGCCGGCCTTCTGCAGGTACCGGGTGTTCAGCGCGATGCCGCCGATGGCCGCCGGCGCGACCAGCTTCACGAAGGACCCGGCGAGCTGGGCCGCCACCGTCCGTCCCACCGGCAGCTTCTCCGGCACGAACCCGGTCAGGCTCATCGCGGCCGCGCCGAACGAGGCGGCGGCCGCCGCCAGCGCGGCGAACGCCCAGGCCCAGTCCATCTGGGAGAGCTTCAGCTGGCCCGGCTGGATGGTGGTCAGCGCCAGGTAGGCGGCGAAGGTCAGCGCGATGACCATGATCAGGGTCTTCGGCTTCAGCCGCTCCAGCTTGGCCGGCGCCAGCGGCGCCTCCGGGGCGATCTGCAGGATCTGGCCGCGGATCCGGCTCAGCAGGTCCTCGCCCGCGGCCGCGATGTCCTCCTCGGCCTGCTGCTGGGTCCGCTCGCCGGCGGCCACCTGCTCCAGGGCCAGCGCCCGGGCCGCGGTCCGGCGCTCCTTGGACATCCGCTTGAGGTCCTGCCGGGTCTGCCGGCTCAGGCCGACCGGCTGGAGCAGCGGCAGCGAGTCCGCCACCCGGCTCGGGCCGAGCACCCGGTTGGCCACCTCCACCGCCCGCTCCGGGCCGACCCGCAGCGCGAAGGTGGTGAGCAGCTGGGCGACGTCGATCCGCAGCGTCAGGTCGCCGGCCGCGATGTCGCCGCCGGAGAGGTTGGTCAGGCAGCCGGTCTTCTCGTCCTCCACCAGCAGCGACTCGCCGGTCAGCCGCCGGTGGGCGATCCGCCGGTCGTGCAGGGCGTCCACCGACTCCCAGAACGAGGCCATCACGTCGTCCGTGATCTCCTCGTCCGCCAGCTCGTCCAGGGTCCGGCCGGACACGTACTCGTAGACCAGGATCGCGGCGTCCGGCCCCAGCTCGGAGGTGGCCACCAGCTGCGGGGCGCGGGCCCCGGAGGCGGCGGCCGCGTACGCGATCAGCGCCTCCTGCTCCAGCGCCTGGCGCAGCGACTGCGGGCTGCGCCGCACCGCCACCGAGCGCAGCCGCAGCCGCCGCCACGCCCGGTAGAAGAAGCCGGAGGCCTGCTGCTCGCGGTCGATGATGTGGACGTCCAGCAGCGGGCCGTCCTGCTGGGTGACCAGGTAGCGGCGGGTGTCGCCGGGGGCGTCCGGGGCGCGGTGCGCGGCGGACGGGGCGAAGCCGACCTTGCGCAGGCCGATCAGCAGGTGCTTGCCGGTCGGGCGGATGTTCGGCGAGCCGATCGCGTACAGCGTGCCGTACGCCACCGACCAGCCGATCAGCACCGTCAGCAGCAGGGACAGCGGCGTGGTGTAGCCGCTGATCAGCTCGGTCGCGGCGCTCAGCACCACCACGACCCACAGCGCCACCCGCCAGCGTGGTCGGCTCGACATGCCGACCGCCGTCATGTAGGCGATCACCGGCGCCAGGTAGCCGTGCACCGGATCGGTGAGGGTGTCCCCGCCGCCCGGCGGGAACTGGGTCAGCGCCTCCCGGATCTCCGTCGGCGCCCCGGCCGCCACCCACCAGTCCACGCCCAGCGAGACGCCGTACGCCAGCACCGAGGCCAGCACGCCGTCG
The window above is part of the Kitasatospora sp. HUAS MG31 genome. Proteins encoded here:
- a CDS encoding lysylphosphatidylglycerol synthase transmembrane domain-containing protein — encoded protein: MTGTAGVNVDKGSDESATDGSADSERPGERPEPPGVPLRKERAEIEHTGEKNDVAEPGEPPSGEHLAVDEPLLPARAHRPSDLIRFLAGLLGIIAVFVLARVAISTTTGIERDISVNAERIPSILSTVAALVSSIAVLAVPLAFAVERLIKRDGLRVADGVLASVLAYGVSLGVDWWVAAGAPTEIREALTQFPPGGGDTLTDPVHGYLAPVIAYMTAVGMSSRPRWRVALWVVVVLSAATELISGYTTPLSLLLTVLIGWSVAYGTLYAIGSPNIRPTGKHLLIGLRKVGFAPSAAHRAPDAPGDTRRYLVTQQDGPLLDVHIIDREQQASGFFYRAWRRLRLRSVAVRRSPQSLRQALEQEALIAYAAAASGARAPQLVATSELGPDAAILVYEYVSGRTLDELADEEITDDVMASFWESVDALHDRRIAHRRLTGESLLVEDEKTGCLTNLSGGDIAAGDLTLRIDVAQLLTTFALRVGPERAVEVANRVLGPSRVADSLPLLQPVGLSRQTRQDLKRMSKERRTAARALALEQVAAGERTQQQAEEDIAAAGEDLLSRIRGQILQIAPEAPLAPAKLERLKPKTLIMVIALTFAAYLALTTIQPGQLKLSQMDWAWAFAALAAAAASFGAAAMSLTGFVPEKLPVGRTVAAQLAGSFVKLVAPAAIGGIALNTRYLQKAGIRSGQAVASVGASQLATLAGHLLLLFSFGLITGSQTNGDLGASRAVIIGVLSAAVLALVIAAVAPLRRFVVTRVRSLFFGVVPRMLDLMQTPSKLVTGFGGILLLNLSFTACLDASVQAFGGAEITFSAVAVVFLTANAAGSAIPTPGGIGPVEIALIGALTVANVPPSVATPAVFLYRLLTFWLPVLPGWIAYNVLQRKGAL